The segment CGCGGCGAGGAGCTGATCCAGCAACTGCGGCAGAAGGGCATCATCGTGCGGGCCGGCAGTATGGCCGGCCTGGCGGAGGAGGCCCCCGATGCGTATAAGGATGTGGACCGGGTGGTGAACGTGGTGCACAAGGCCGGCCTGGCGCGCAAAGTCGCCCGCTTCCGTCCACTGGGTGTCATCAAGGGCTAACCGGCCAGCATATTGCGGGGCACAGCGCCGCCGTGTCCCTACGATTTTAACGAATTTGTTGACATCTACGCCTATCTGAGGTATAATGAAGTTGACAAGTGAATAGGGCCAGCTGGGGGAGCTCCGTACGGGGCTGAGAGGATGCGAAGGCATCGACCCCTTGAACCTGACCTGGGTAATGCCAGCGTAGGGAAGCTGTGTGATGTCGAGCACACTTCAACGGCTGCCTGACTGCATACGCGGGTCAGGCGGCCGTTCGTTTTATGACGCGCCAATTTGTTCCATGTTTTTCGCAGGAGGTGTACAATGACCGGCGAGAGGCGTTTGGGTGGAGGTTGGGCGATCATCCTGGCCGGCGCTCTGCTCGGCATCGCCACCGTGGTGGTGTATTGGTTCGCCTCCCAAGGTGAGGGCGCCTGGGTCACGTGGAACGGCATCAACGCCGTAGTGCTGGCGGCGATGGGCGTGGCGGCCGGCGCCGCCATCGCCTCCAGCGAGGAGATCAAGCGCTGGACCACCTGGGAGTCCATCCTCACGGCCGTGCTGGGCGGCGTCATCGGCGTCCTCTTCTGGCTGTGGGGCCTGTTCTGGGAACTGCTGGAGTT is part of the Anaerolineae bacterium genome and harbors:
- a CDS encoding ECF transporter S component; protein product: MTGERRLGGGWAIILAGALLGIATVVVYWFASQGEGAWVTWNGINAVVLAAMGVAAGAAIASSEEIKRWTTWESILTAVLGGVIGVLFWLWGLFWELLEFIKAGIPGYGYAVRDLFYGFWFLAAILVPYIVRRPGAALAAEMVGAIVSSLLGSQWGLTVLISGLAQGGLAEVVFALRGYKHYDLPTLIAA